The following proteins are co-located in the Pyricularia oryzae 70-15 chromosome 1, whole genome shotgun sequence genome:
- a CDS encoding phosphoglycerate mutase family domain-containing protein produces the protein MAKPRLIILIRHAQSEGNKKREIHQTIPDHRVKLTQDGWQQAYEAGRRLRSLLRADDTLQFFTSPYRRTRETTEGILATLTADEPDPSPFKREKIKVYEEPRLREQDFGNFQPCSAEMERMWQERADYGHFFYRIPNGESAADAYDRVSGFNESLWRQFGDEDFASVCVLVTHGLMSRVFLMKWYHFSVEYFEDLRNVNHCEFLIMRQREGTGKYDLENKLRTWSELRRERAQHQKEKEKERVEAKDATSGSAVVAARSINGSTSVKSTAPSSSTTSPRRWGGCPDGCNHDKNFKIRSALADLIQQDGTNVYDNPTPATSVHSGQESVKNGTEEPGSTASEADVYLNKKKLLTSSSSTSISSTSIVSRRPNAPRRFQSGGSGDASAADASGTPLVIEPAIDIDRARDEVVSSPDGTPSFISVDVRLRSQVESPNNKPPFLHVGRDFGGTYSGHTSDADSSEDETARSRIARAKLQSQKSSNLSATVTMDPRTKAGASTVDGAADAVKPCCHHGKASIDSAAATATTIGNGTNSTKETKNGDKRDRSIMGRGAYANRLGDAPHCDHHQHDHDHSDPDLQEKQDNETSDSDHNRTAQDWDGDEVEVDAEPEEGQPLGRTLTQAEKEDKSLRGSVY, from the coding sequence ATGGCAAAGCCCCGCCTCATCATTCTTATCAGGCACGCTCAGTCGGAAGGAAACAAGAAGCGCGAGATACACCAGACGATTCCCGACCACCGTGTGAAACTGACCCAGGATGGCTGGCAGCAAGCCTACGAAGCCGGACGTCGCCTGCGTTCCTTGCTGCGCGCCGATGACACGCTACAATTCTTCACCTCCCCCTATCGCCGAACCCGAGAAACTACCGAGGGCATCCTAGCCACTCTGACCGCCGACGAGCCCGACCCGTCACCCTTCAAGCGGGAGAAGATCAAGGTGTACGAGGAGCCGAGGCTACGCGAGCAGGACTTTGGCAACTTCCAGCCATGTAGCGCCGAAATGGAGCGCATGTGGCAGGAGCGCGCCGACTATGGCCACTTCTTCTACCGCATCCCAAACGGCGAGAGTGCTGCAGACGCCTACGACCGTGTCAGCGGTTTCAACGAGAGCTTGTGGCGCCAGTTTGGCGATGAAGACTTCGCGAGCGTCTGTGTCCTCGTGACTCACGGTCTCATGTCACGAGTCTTCCTCATGAAATGGTACCACTTTAGCGTCGAGTACTTTGAGGATCTACGCAATGTGAACCACTGCGAGTTTCTCATCATGCGCCAGAGAGAAGGCACTGGAAAGTACGACCTCGAGAACAAGCTTCGAACCTGGTCGGAGCTGCGTAGAGAGCGTGCTCAGCACCAGAAggaaaaggagaaggagagggTGGAGGCGAAAGATGCCACAAGTGGCAGCGCTGTAGTCGCGGCCAGGAGCATCAACGGCAGCACTAGCGTCAAGTCTACGGCACCATCGTCCTCAACCACATCACCTCGCCGTTGGGGCGGGTGCCCGGACGGCTGCAACCACGACAAAAACTTCAAGATCCGATCAGCATTGGCAGACCTCATCCAGCAGGACGGCACCAACGTGTACGATAACCCAACGCCAGCCACCAGTGTTCACTCCGGCCAGGAATCGGTCAAGAATGGGACAGAGGAGCCTGGCTCGACGGCCTCTGAAGCCGACGTATACCTcaacaagaagaagctcTTGACAAGCTCTTCTTCGACTTCCATATCGTCCACATCGATCGTCAGCCGGAGACCCAACGCACCTCGCCGCTTTCAATCGGGTGGTAGCGGAGATGCATCAGCCGCAGATGCGAGCGGGACCCCTCTTGTGATAGAGCCGGCCATTGACATTGATCGCGCACGTGATGAGGTTGTCAGCTCGCCCGATGGCACGCCGTCTTTTATCTCGGTGGATGTTCGTCTACGCTCGCAGGTTGAGTCGCCCAACAACAAACCGCCATTCCTGCACGTCGGTCGTGATTTTGGCGGTACTTATAGCGGCCACACCAGCGACGCCGACTCATCGGAGGATGAGACGGCCCGCAGCCGCATTGCCCGTGCTAAGCTCCAGTCACAGAAGAGTTCCAATCTGTCCGCGACGGTTACTATGGACCCACGAACCAAGGCCGGGGCATCCACAGTAGACGGAGCAGCCGATGCTGTCAAGCCCTGTTGTCATCACGGCAAGGCAAGCATCGACTCTGCGGCCGCCACTGCGACTACGATTGGAAATGGGACTAATAGCACCAAGGAAACCAAAAATGGTGACAAGCGCGACCGAAGCATCATGGGCCGCGGTGCTTATGCCAACAGGCTCGGGGATGCGCCGCACTGCGACCACCATCAGCACGATCACGACCACAGCGATCCAGATCTGCAAGAGAAGCAGGACAACGAGACTTCTGACAGCGACCATAACAGGACCGCCCAGGACTGGGATGGCGACGAGGTCGAGGTCGACGCCGAGCCAGAAGAGGGCCAACCTCTCGGCAGAACTCTGACTCAAGCCGAAAAGGAGGACAAGAGTCTCCGTGGCAGCGTATACTGA
- a CDS encoding tartrate transporter, which yields MSTPEAKEMGHVDPGANCLSGGHGEGLVMDPSRRAVVEKSMKRKLDLRCSLFVLIYIMNYLDRNNIAAARLGTLEKDLNLEYNQYATCLSILYVGYILMQVPSNIFINRIERPSLYIACAMLLWGLISTLSGNAQTFAHMVVIRFFLGFVEAAFLPGALLLLSKWYTRKELALRNAILFCGNLISNAFSALVGAGVLSNMHGVLGHSAWRWLFWIEGAITMLIAISAMFILPDLPHNSKGFTEEERHVAQLRMTEDVGEADVDSAEQGMFDGLIMTLKDFKVYLMCIIFTCYVIGLSFNAFFPSLTGTLGFDYVPTLLMSSPPWAFSCIVSLINAWHSDKTQEKFWHIVGPVFVGIIGFVISMATDNTAGRYVALFLQASSYAGFIVFYSWISSSFPRPPAKRAVALALVNAFSQLGNVAGSYVWNLKANGYRLSYAIVLVMFVITAVGCWVFRLILQNLNKKLDEGEAAWETQADVAQQTAAVEKLGDSDDQRLERMRRQFRYMV from the exons ATGTCAACTCCGGAGGCTAAGGAGATGGGCCACGTTGACCCCGGTGCCAACTGCCTCTCAGGAGGGCATGGTGAAGGACTCGTCATGGACCCTTCGCGGCGTGCTGTGGTAGAAAAGTCCATGAAGCGAAAG CTGGATCTCCGGTGTTCGTTGTTTGTATTGATCTACATCATGAACTACCTCGAT CGCAACAACATTGCGGCAGCCCGTCTCGGAACGCTTGAGAAGGATCTCAACCTCGAGTACAACCAATATGCAACATGTCTTTCTATTCTCTACGTGGGATATATTCTTATGCAGG TTCCTTCAAATATCTTCATCAACCGTATCGAAAGGCCGTCCTTGTACATTGCCTGTGCAATGCTTCTTTGGGGGCTTATATCCACTCTCTCGGGTAACGCCCAGACCTTTGCACACATGGTGGTCATTCGATTCTTTCTCGGCTTTGTTGAAGCTGCATTCCTGCCCGGCGCGCTTCTGCTGCTCAGCAAATGGTACACCCGCAAGGAACTGGCCCTGAGGAACGCCATTCTCTTCTGTGGAAACCTCATCAGCAACGCGTTTTCGGCCCTCGTTGGTGCCGGTGTCTTGTCCAACATGCATGG CGTTCTCGGGCACTCTGCTTGGAGATGGCTATTCTGGA tcgaggGTGCCATTACTATGCTGATAGCAATCAGTGCCATGTTCATCCTGCCTGATCTCCCGCACAACTCGAAGGGTTTCACTGAGGAGGAACGTCATGTTGCTCAGTTGCGTATGACGGAGGATGTAGGAGAAGCCGACGTGGATTCGGCCGAGCAGGGCATGTTCGATGGCCTGATCATGACGCTCAAGGACTTCAAGGTCTACTT GATGTGCATCATCTTCACTTGCTACGTTATTGGCCTGTCCTTCAACGCATTCTTCCCCAGTCTGACTGGCACCCTCGGGTTCGATTACGTTCCCACTTTGCTCATGAGCTCACCCCCATGGGCTTTCTCCTGCATCGTGTCCCTCATCAATGCATGGCACTCTGACAAGACTCAGGAAAAG TTCTGGCACATCGTCGGCCCTGTCTTTGTGGGCATCATTGGTTTCGTCATATCGATGGCAACTGACAACACGGCTGGCCGCTACGTGGCCCTATTCCTCCAGGCATCATCCTATGCCGGCTTTATAGTCTTTTACTCGTGGATCAGCTCCTCTTTCCCCCGTCCACCCGCCAAGCGTGCCGTCGCTTTAGCCCTGGTCAACGCCTTCTCGCAGCTGGGCAACGTGGCCGGCTCGTACGTGTGGAACCTTAAGGCCAACGGGTACCGCCTCAGCTACGCCATCGTGCTTGTCATGTTCGTCATCACCGCCGTCGGCTGCTGGGTCTTTCGCCTGATCCTTCAGAACCTCAACAAGAAGCTCGACGAGGGTGAAGCGGCCTGGGAAACGCAGGCAGACGTTGCACAGCAGACGGCTGCCGTGGAGAAGCTCGGCGATTCGGATGATCAGCGCTTGGAGAGGATGCGTAGGCAGTTCCGTTATATGGTctga